From Arcticibacter tournemirensis, one genomic window encodes:
- a CDS encoding OsmC family protein translates to MKEHSYKVKVNWTGNPGEGTSAYNSYKRTHTIEVENKAVIQGSSMPQYRGDADLHNPEDLLLASVSSCHMLWYLHLCATAGVIVVDYEDNAEGIMVEEPDGSGRFTSIILKPVVTVAQPSMVEKALELHKDANRLCFIANSLNFKIGHLPECKAQQA, encoded by the coding sequence ATGAAAGAACACAGCTACAAAGTGAAAGTTAACTGGACAGGGAATCCTGGAGAAGGAACCTCAGCCTATAATTCGTATAAACGAACACATACCATCGAAGTAGAAAACAAAGCAGTCATTCAAGGCTCATCAATGCCGCAGTATCGGGGCGATGCAGATCTGCATAACCCAGAAGATCTCCTGTTGGCTTCTGTTTCGTCATGCCATATGCTTTGGTACCTGCATCTCTGTGCAACTGCCGGCGTTATTGTTGTAGATTATGAAGACAATGCCGAAGGGATTATGGTAGAGGAACCTGACGGAAGCGGACGTTTTACATCCATTATACTCAAACCCGTTGTTACCGTTGCCCAGCCTTCGATGGTAGAAAAAGCCCTTGAATTACACAAGGATGCCAATCGCCTTTGTTTTATTGCTAACTCCCTCAATTTCAAGATTGGGCATCTTCCGGAGTGCAAAGCTCAGCAAGCGTGA
- a CDS encoding bifunctional UDP-N-acetylmuramoyl-tripeptide:D-alanyl-D-alanine ligase/alanine racemase codes for MYHISYSIAEVSKLIDARSFTPISNAALHTLAFDSRKLGDIHHALFFALQGRRNGHEFIAEAYDAGVRNFVVSDERFFPGKYTDANFLLVADTLQALQMLTAHHRSLFDIPVIGITGSNGKTIVKEWLYQLLAPEKNVVRSPKSYNSQIGVPLSVWAMSEEHTMAIFEAGVSRSGEMSSLEEIIKPTIGILTNIGQAHNEGFGSLEEKIAEKLKLFKDTDLFIYSPKYLQGYTGDIPGKQQFTWCWNGKADLEIIDGEISEDNKFQFLRGKYLGLDVQCLIPFTDAASVENAICCWATMLALGYSPLIADQRIEKLQPVRMRLELKTGINNCSVIDDSYSLDISSLAIALDFLKQQKQHQQRTLILSDIPEAGTDSETLYTQVAALLENKKVDRLIGIGSEIGKHAGKFGISHAFFPDTATFLENLDELGLANESILLKGARRFEFERISKALTQKVHETVLEINLNALENNLNYYKSQLKPGVKITTMVKAFSYGSGSFEIANLLQFNKVDYLAVAFADEGVSLRSSGITLPIMVMNPDVMGFDTMIDNNLEPEIYSLRVLKDFIAVLNRKNREDYPVHIKLDTGMHRLGFVGTELEALLPELKATKVVRVKSAFSHLTSSEDPASDDFTRQQIALFKEWTSLIESAVGYPVIKHLANTSAISRWPEAQFDMVRLGIGLYGIDSVYQGKASPLETVATLKTSISQIKTLKAGETVGYNRRGVLRQDGKVATVKIGYADGYNRKLGNGTGKMMVRGKVVPTIGSICMDMCMLDITGVDAREGDEVIVFNRDISVEWIAEQLGTIPYEILTGISQRVKRVYYYE; via the coding sequence ATGTACCATATATCATATTCTATCGCGGAGGTGAGCAAATTGATTGACGCAAGGTCATTTACGCCCATCTCTAACGCTGCTTTACATACGCTTGCTTTCGACAGCAGGAAGCTAGGCGATATCCATCACGCCCTCTTTTTTGCTTTACAGGGTCGTAGAAACGGACATGAATTTATTGCGGAAGCTTACGATGCAGGGGTCCGCAATTTTGTGGTCTCTGACGAGCGGTTCTTCCCGGGGAAATATACGGACGCCAACTTTTTGCTGGTTGCCGATACACTTCAGGCCCTGCAGATGCTGACAGCCCATCACCGGAGTCTTTTTGACATTCCTGTCATCGGAATTACCGGCAGCAACGGGAAGACTATTGTGAAGGAATGGCTGTATCAGCTGCTTGCTCCCGAAAAAAACGTAGTAAGGAGCCCTAAAAGTTATAATTCTCAGATTGGCGTTCCCCTGTCGGTTTGGGCGATGAGTGAGGAACACACTATGGCCATCTTTGAGGCGGGTGTTTCAAGGTCGGGCGAGATGTCGTCCCTTGAGGAGATTATTAAGCCAACCATCGGGATACTGACGAATATCGGACAGGCCCATAACGAGGGTTTTGGCTCTTTAGAAGAAAAGATTGCAGAGAAGCTGAAACTTTTTAAAGATACAGATCTCTTTATTTATTCGCCAAAGTACCTCCAGGGATATACTGGTGATATCCCCGGCAAGCAACAGTTTACCTGGTGCTGGAATGGCAAAGCCGATCTCGAGATTATCGACGGCGAAATATCCGAGGACAATAAATTCCAGTTTCTTCGGGGGAAATACCTTGGACTGGATGTTCAGTGTCTGATCCCTTTTACGGATGCTGCATCTGTAGAAAATGCGATCTGCTGCTGGGCAACGATGCTGGCATTGGGCTACTCACCCCTGATTGCGGATCAGCGGATTGAAAAGCTTCAGCCCGTACGTATGAGGCTCGAGCTAAAAACAGGAATCAATAATTGTTCGGTGATCGATGATTCGTATAGTCTTGACATCTCCTCTCTTGCTATAGCACTTGACTTCCTGAAGCAGCAGAAGCAGCATCAGCAGCGCACTTTAATCCTTTCGGATATCCCCGAAGCGGGAACTGATTCTGAAACGCTGTATACCCAGGTAGCTGCTTTACTGGAGAACAAAAAGGTTGACAGGTTGATAGGCATCGGCTCGGAAATTGGTAAACACGCCGGGAAGTTCGGCATCAGTCATGCTTTTTTTCCGGATACGGCCACCTTTCTGGAGAACCTGGATGAGCTGGGTTTGGCGAACGAAAGTATTCTGCTAAAGGGCGCACGACGTTTCGAATTCGAGCGTATCAGTAAGGCGCTGACTCAGAAAGTTCACGAGACCGTACTTGAGATCAACCTCAATGCGCTGGAAAATAATCTTAACTACTATAAATCGCAGCTTAAACCAGGGGTGAAGATCACCACGATGGTAAAGGCTTTCTCTTATGGCAGCGGAAGCTTTGAAATTGCTAACCTGCTTCAGTTTAACAAGGTCGACTACCTTGCCGTGGCGTTTGCCGACGAGGGCGTTTCGCTTCGCAGCTCGGGCATCACTCTGCCGATTATGGTGATGAACCCGGATGTGATGGGGTTTGACACCATGATCGACAACAATCTCGAACCCGAAATTTATAGCTTGAGGGTACTGAAGGATTTCATTGCGGTGCTCAATCGTAAAAACCGTGAAGATTATCCTGTACATATTAAGCTGGATACGGGTATGCATCGCCTGGGCTTTGTTGGTACAGAGCTGGAAGCTCTGCTTCCGGAATTAAAGGCAACTAAAGTAGTGAGGGTGAAAAGCGCATTTTCGCACCTGACGAGCAGTGAAGATCCGGCCTCAGATGATTTCACGAGGCAGCAGATTGCCCTTTTTAAAGAATGGACTTCATTGATTGAAAGTGCCGTGGGCTATCCTGTGATTAAACATCTTGCTAATACGTCGGCTATAAGCCGCTGGCCGGAGGCGCAGTTTGATATGGTACGTCTTGGAATTGGCCTGTACGGGATCGACAGCGTTTATCAGGGTAAGGCTTCGCCGCTTGAGACGGTGGCTACGCTTAAAACCAGCATATCCCAAATCAAGACACTTAAAGCCGGCGAAACAGTGGGCTACAACAGGAGAGGTGTTCTGCGGCAGGATGGAAAAGTTGCTACCGTGAAGATCGGTTATGCCGACGGGTACAACCGTAAACTTGGAAACGGTACCGGGAAGATGATGGTCAGAGGGAAGGTGGTCCCTACAATCGGAAGTATCTGTATGGATATGTGTATGTTAGACATTACAGGGGTGGACGCAAGGGAAGGGGATGAGGTTATTGTATTTAACAGAGATATCTCTGTTGAATGGATCGCTGAACAGCTCGGGACTATTCCCTACGAGATTCTTACGGGGATTTCCCAAAGAGTAAAAAGAGTTTATTATTATGAGTGA
- a CDS encoding alpha/beta fold hydrolase: MAVFSNNKVRLHYYTYGKGPEAMLAFHGFGMKGTQFSVLESAFAERYTIYSFDLFFHGHTELLESSLEVIRRGLHSSEFGSYIAEFMQEMGFKKVSLLSYSMGALMALSIIEQLGNKVDHAYFIAPDGIRPNTLLQIGSRNIIINRLFYKLVYSPKTVNLILNSLLKYRYIDDPLYRILRGEFGTEASRLTCYQVITYFAGLRFDKTKLADIINRNRISTYFYFGKTDRLFPPSIGREFSAMLENSSLHILNTGHELVNEGLAEIITSHLQLVQYDPR, encoded by the coding sequence TTGGCAGTATTCTCTAATAATAAAGTTCGCCTGCATTACTATACATATGGTAAGGGCCCCGAAGCTATGCTCGCTTTTCATGGCTTTGGCATGAAAGGCACGCAATTTTCAGTGCTTGAATCGGCATTTGCAGAACGCTATACTATTTACAGCTTCGATTTGTTTTTTCATGGTCATACAGAACTGCTTGAAAGCTCGCTGGAGGTAATACGCCGGGGCCTGCATTCTTCAGAATTTGGCAGCTACATCGCCGAATTCATGCAGGAAATGGGTTTTAAGAAAGTTTCTCTGCTGTCGTATAGCATGGGAGCGCTGATGGCACTGTCAATTATCGAACAACTGGGGAATAAAGTTGACCATGCTTATTTTATTGCGCCGGACGGTATACGACCCAATACGCTACTCCAGATCGGATCGCGAAACATAATTATAAACCGGCTGTTTTATAAGCTCGTTTACAGTCCCAAAACAGTTAATCTCATATTGAACAGCCTCTTAAAATATCGTTATATTGATGATCCGCTGTACCGGATTCTGCGGGGTGAGTTCGGAACCGAAGCCTCAAGGCTTACCTGTTATCAAGTGATCACCTACTTCGCCGGTCTTCGTTTTGACAAAACGAAGCTTGCTGATATCATTAACAGGAACCGGATAAGCACCTATTTTTACTTTGGAAAAACCGACCGGTTGTTTCCTCCATCAATTGGCCGGGAGTTTTCGGCCATGCTGGAGAATTCATCATTGCATATACTCAACACTGGCCACGAACTTGTAAATGAAGGACTGGCTGAAATAATCACCAGCCATTTGCAGTTAGTACAATATGATCCGAGATAA
- a CDS encoding regulatory protein RecX: MIILRIEMDTGRTPNKSIDKKTALAKAGSFCAYQERSQQEVRDKLYSYGLKTAEVEELISELIGANFLNEERFAIAYALGKFRIKKWGRLKIVAGLKNKRVPPGIINKALRQIDAGLYFDTLQTLLKKKNAAVKESNHLKKKQKLLQYAAAKGFEKDLIFDILNSSDLL, from the coding sequence ATGATAATTTTACGAATTGAAATGGATACCGGCAGAACACCTAATAAATCAATAGATAAAAAGACGGCGCTTGCAAAAGCCGGAAGCTTTTGTGCCTACCAGGAGCGCTCACAGCAGGAAGTACGCGACAAGTTATATAGCTATGGATTGAAGACTGCCGAGGTAGAAGAGCTGATATCCGAACTCATCGGAGCCAACTTTCTTAACGAAGAGCGTTTTGCAATAGCCTACGCACTCGGCAAGTTCAGGATAAAGAAATGGGGAAGATTAAAGATCGTTGCTGGCTTAAAGAACAAACGCGTTCCGCCGGGGATCATAAATAAAGCCCTGCGGCAGATTGATGCCGGGCTCTATTTTGACACACTACAAACCCTCCTCAAAAAAAAGAATGCAGCAGTAAAGGAAAGCAACCACTTAAAGAAGAAACAGAAGCTGCTCCAGTATGCCGCAGCGAAGGGATTCGAAAAAGACCTTATTTTTGATATCCTGAATTCCAGCGATTTACTATAA
- a CDS encoding transposase, producing MHESFKALLPLIIPEGVSDYFQLTDHKKDTSGIHIYLEEINSTPVEYKTSKLLSKGFFDEVILQDFPIRGQEVYLHVKRRRWWNLDTGKVVHRDWRVVATGTRITSDFAAFLKAISRYPAA from the coding sequence ATGCACGAGTCGTTTAAAGCCCTACTTCCCTTGATTATTCCTGAAGGAGTATCCGATTATTTCCAATTGACAGATCACAAAAAAGACACTAGCGGGATTCATATTTACCTGGAAGAGATCAACTCCACTCCGGTGGAATACAAGACCAGTAAGTTGCTCTCAAAGGGCTTCTTTGATGAAGTCATTCTGCAGGACTTTCCTATACGGGGACAAGAAGTGTATTTGCATGTTAAGCGACGCAGATGGTGGAATCTGGATACAGGAAAGGTCGTTCACCGGGATTGGCGTGTTGTGGCAACAGGAACGCGGATCACCAGTGATTTCGCGGCTTTTTTAAAAGCAATCAGCCGATACCCAGCCGCATAG
- a CDS encoding ISAon1 family transposase, which produces MASFYGIKGKKLQRYYRDQLSEYKNWEHCTDARKGLIFPQNIGPYLSIDETSLSQGELYTVVTNKEARGKKGTLVAIMEGTRSENIIPLLQKIPQRLRNKVREITLDLAGNMSLIAKKCFPLASQVIDRFHVQQLATEALQEIRIKYRWEAIDAENQALEEAKASKTNYSPEVLSNGDTLKQLLARSRYLLYKDQQNWSAEQAERASLLFERYPSLEKAYQLTRGLSWIFSNTKDKLYAFARLARWNEKVEQSGFKSFNTIARTITLHHNNILNYFDNRSTNASAESFNAKIKAFRAQYRGVGNVNFFLFRLMKLFA; this is translated from the coding sequence ATTGCCTCCTTTTACGGGATCAAAGGGAAGAAGCTGCAGCGCTATTATCGCGATCAACTCAGTGAATACAAGAATTGGGAGCACTGTACCGATGCCCGTAAAGGCCTGATCTTCCCACAGAACATCGGTCCTTATCTCTCTATAGATGAGACCAGTCTTTCCCAGGGTGAGCTCTATACGGTGGTCACCAATAAAGAAGCCAGAGGCAAAAAGGGCACTCTGGTTGCCATTATGGAAGGTACCCGTTCAGAGAACATCATTCCACTGCTTCAAAAGATCCCCCAAAGACTGCGAAATAAGGTCAGAGAGATCACCCTGGATCTGGCGGGCAACATGAGTCTGATCGCTAAAAAGTGCTTCCCTTTGGCCTCTCAGGTCATTGATCGCTTTCATGTGCAGCAGTTAGCCACAGAAGCGCTGCAGGAAATACGGATCAAATACCGCTGGGAAGCCATTGATGCAGAGAATCAGGCTCTGGAAGAAGCCAAAGCAAGTAAAACAAACTATTCACCTGAAGTATTATCCAATGGAGATACCTTAAAGCAGTTACTGGCCAGAAGCCGCTATCTGCTCTACAAGGACCAGCAAAACTGGAGTGCAGAACAGGCAGAGCGGGCTTCCCTGCTCTTTGAGCGATATCCTTCCCTGGAGAAAGCCTATCAGCTAACCCGGGGCTTATCCTGGATATTCAGCAATACCAAAGATAAGCTCTACGCCTTTGCAAGACTGGCCCGATGGAATGAGAAGGTGGAGCAATCCGGCTTTAAATCTTTTAATACCATTGCCAGAACCATCACGCTCCACCACAACAATATCCTGAACTACTTTGATAACCGAAGTACAAACGCTTCGGCCGAATCGTTCAACGCCAAAATTAAAGCTTTCAGAGCCCAATACAGAGGCGTAGGAAATGTAAACTTTTTCCTCTTCAGACTCATGAAATTATTTGCTTAG
- a CDS encoding RNA polymerase sigma factor, protein MIAYHSYSDQELTALLRSGDRAAFSEVYQRYWPLLYRHARKLLHIDEAAKDIVQDVFISLWTAATEFDAQTALSPYLYASTRNKILNWYRHNKIANVHLESLGDFMTAGSNVTDHLAGERMLAKQIEKEIENLPPRMREVFELKRKQNLSYKQIAIAMNISELTVKTQMNKAIRILRGKFGNSMNVFFPFL, encoded by the coding sequence ATGATTGCCTATCATTCGTATTCTGATCAAGAGCTAACGGCCTTGCTACGGTCGGGCGATAGAGCTGCATTCTCTGAAGTATATCAACGATATTGGCCTTTATTGTACAGGCACGCAAGGAAATTATTGCATATAGATGAGGCGGCAAAGGATATTGTTCAGGATGTTTTCATATCGTTGTGGACAGCGGCTACGGAGTTTGACGCACAAACGGCATTATCTCCTTATTTGTATGCGAGTACACGAAATAAAATCCTGAATTGGTACAGACATAATAAAATTGCCAATGTGCACCTGGAGAGCCTCGGCGATTTCATGACTGCGGGTTCGAATGTTACAGATCACCTGGCCGGGGAGCGAATGCTGGCCAAACAGATTGAGAAGGAGATTGAAAATCTGCCGCCTCGCATGCGGGAGGTTTTTGAATTGAAAAGAAAGCAGAACCTTTCTTATAAGCAGATCGCCATCGCCATGAATATATCTGAGCTTACGGTAAAGACCCAAATGAATAAAGCGATAAGAATTCTCAGAGGTAAGTTCGGCAACAGCATGAATGTCTTCTTCCCCTTTTTATAA